The following proteins are encoded in a genomic region of Paenibacillus sp. FSL H3-0469:
- a CDS encoding sigma factor G inhibitor Gin codes for MEQQTGQACIICGQEKEEGIVIVSHFICEDCESEMVRTEAEDVKYNFFISRMKKINLRMHA; via the coding sequence ATGGAACAGCAAACCGGGCAGGCCTGCATTATCTGCGGGCAGGAAAAGGAAGAAGGCATTGTGATTGTCTCGCATTTCATCTGTGAGGACTGTGAGAGTGAGATGGTGCGTACGGAGGCTGAGGATGTGAAGTACAACTTTTTCATTAGCCGGATGAAGAAGATCAATCTGCGTATGCATGCTTAA